A window of Bradyrhizobium diazoefficiens genomic DNA:
CCATCGGACTTGCGGCCGTACGAAACAGTGACGCTTTGCGCGGTGATCCGAGAAAGTCCAGCAAAGAGCGAAGCGCCCCCAAGGTGCCCGCCCCCTGGGGTGCCGAGCGGTCTGACTGACAAGGCGGATCGTACTTGCCATCGGCACCGATCCTGCACCCCTTCAGCGACCGCGATGATCTTGAGCGAGTCCTGGCGCTTGAGGATGGGCGTAAGGATGTGCGTGTTGCACATGGTCGCGTCCATAGCGAGCAAGCAGCGGCGCGATGGACCGCCGCCACTCCGACACGAGCCGGTCCTCGGCTGGATAGTCGAACGGATCATCGAGCCTTTGCTCGATATCGGCCGCGAGCGCGTCGCGGCGCTCCGCGTACCACTGAACCGTAGCGGTCACGGCCTCGACTGCCGGGACAACATCCTTGTAGCCAAGCTCACGTTTGATCTTGTTGACGTCGTAGAGGCGGTGCCAGCTACCTTGCGGATCGGTGAATATCATCGGCCATGAGGGCCACGCCAAGGCGGCCGGCAGACTGACAATTTCCCACTCGTGGCCCAACGCTCCTGCAACCACTTCCGCCATCTGACGAAGCGTGAGCTGACGTTCGTCGGCGCAATTGTAGACCCGACCACTGGCCTCTTGCGGCCGATCCACCGCGCACAGAACAGCATGCGCCATGTTGACGGAATAGCCGCGTGCGATGAGCCGCAACCCTCCATCGGGAAGCACGACGAACGGGCGCCGGTCCAGTGCGCGCCGGATCAAGCACCACTCGAACGGCAGAAGCTGGTTGGGTCCATAGACGATCGGGTAGCGCAAGATGGTAGCGCGGGGGTGCAGAGCCATGATTTCGCGCTCGGTCTCGGCTATGCGCCACGCAAACCGCCCATCGGCATCGGTCTCGGCCTGGACCGTCGGCGCTGTCTCGGGGGTCGGGACGGGCAGCCCCGTCGGAAAGAGTGCATCCGAGGCCATATGGCCGTGAGCCGCCGCCACCGAACCGACCGCAATGAACCGCCCCGCGCGATCCTTGAAGTGGCGCGCAAGTAACCGCGTCCTCCCATAGGTCGCGACGACCAGATCATACTCACGTTCGCCCAGCGCCTGCTGAATTGTTTCGAGAAAGTGCGGGTCGCCGTGTATATGTTCGACGAAATCGGGGATGTCATCACTCTCGTGCGAGCCACGATGAAACAGAGTGACCGTGTACCCCCGGGCGATCAGCCCATTGACGATATGAGGTCCGGAAGGGCCTGTACCTCCGACCACCAAGGCACGCTTTGCTTCGCTCACGGGGCAACTCTCCAAGCCTGCGCTTTGACTGCCCAACATTTCGAACCCGACGGCAACGTCACCTCCAGACACCAGCATTTATTGAATGAATTTGTCGGTCAACCGCCTGCAGGAGGCCAATACCAATTCAGGGCTGATCAATACCAAATCGGAATTGGCCCGAACATACGCGCCTCCGGATCCGCCTGTCGCGAGAAGGTACTTCATTTTGGATAGGCACATAAAAAGCGGCCGGCCACGAGGGGGCCGGCCAGTGATGGTTCGTCGCGGGAGGAACAATTACGACGAACAACCTCGCAAGAACGCTGGGCAGCAACTTGCCCATCTAACGCTCGATCGGTCCAGCCCGTGGCTCTGGTTCGGGGGAACTAGTTAGGGCCGACGTGCAGCGACTTACTCGTCGACCGAACTACTCGACAGATAGGGATAGCGATAGTCTTGCGGTGGAACGAACGCTTCCTTGATGCTTCTTGGCGAGGTCCACCGGATCAAATTCCAGATCGACCCTGCCTTGTCGTTGGTGCCCGACGATCTTGCACCACCAAACGGTTGCTGGCCGACGATCGCGCCGGTCGGCTTGTCGTTAATATAGAAATTCCCGGCAGCCGACCGTAGCCCGCCCAAGGCGCGACTGATGATGCGACGATCCCTCGAGAATATCGCGCCAGTGAGCCCATAGGTTCCTGACCGATCGATTTTCTCGAGAACAGCATCGAACTCGCTGTCGCGGTAGACATAGGCTGTAACGATGGGACCAAAGAACTCCTCGCGAAGAAGCGGCGATTCCAGATCATCGGTTTCGATCAGGGTGGGAGCAACGAAGTAGCCCGTACTGTTGTCCCCTTCTCCGCCTCGGAGAATTTTCGCGTTCGACGATCTTGCCTCGTCGAAAACACGCATGTGCTTGTGCCAAGCTTTTTTGTCGATCACCGCGCCCATGAAATTGCCAAAGTCGGCGACGTCTCCGACCTTGATCGTCCCGATCTCATCGCACAAGACGGTCTTCAGGGTCGACCAGATCGAGGCCGGTACGAAGATGCGGGATGCCGCAGAGCACTTCTGCCCCTGATATTCGTAGCCGCCCCTGATGATCGCAGTCGCCAAAGCGTGAACATCTGCACTCTGGTGAGCCAGAATGAAATTCTTCCCGCCGGTCTCTCCGACGAGCCGCGGATAGTTTCGATATCGATCGATGTTCGATCCGACCTTGCGGAAGATGCTGTTGAAGACCTGCGTCGATCCGGTGAAGTGAACGCCCGCAAGGCGCTCGTCGGCCAGCGCAATATCGGCGATCTGTGCACCATCTCCATAGACGAGATTGATGACGCCATCGGGGAGGCCGGCTTCCTGCAAGATCTGCATGATCAGGTACGCAGAATATTTGGCAGTCGCTGCCGGCTTCCAGACGATCGTGTTGCCCATCAAAGCTGGCGCGGTAGGCAGGTTCCCAGCGATCGCGGTGAAGTTGAACGGCGTAATCGCAAGAACGAAGCCTTCCAGCGGGCGGTAGTCGCTGCGATTCCAGACACCGGGAGCCGATATCGGCTGATCTTCGTACAGGCGCCTCATGAATTCGACGTTGAACCGCCAGAAGTCGATCAGCTCTGCCGCAGAATCGATTTCCGCCTGGTGGACCGTCTTGGACTGGCCCAGCATCGTCGCCGCATTGAGACGATCGCGCCAGGGGCCTGCTAACAGCTCGGCGGCTTTCAGGAAAACCGCGGCCCTCTCCGTCCAGGGCCATGTGGACCATCCATGCCATGCGCCGCTGGCTGCATTGATGGCGTCTCTCACTTCGGTTTCGGAGGCGAGATGAGCTTCTCCAAGGACGTGATCGTGCCTATGAGGCATGACTGCCGCCTCTCGACGTCCAGTCCGCCGTTCGCCACCGTTGATGATGAGGGGCAACTCGACACGCTGGCTGCTCATTTGCTTCAGCGCAGCTCTTATCGCCGATCGTTCGGGACTGTTTGGAGCATAATCGCGCACGGGTTCATTGCGGGGAAGCGGGGAGCGCGCGTTCGACGCTTCGACAACCGAGTTCATATCCGGGGCCATTTCTTTCGCGACAACCGATGTTTTTTGGCTGAATTTGTCGTGCGGGCTTGCGTGCTTCAACTGATTACCCGTCGTGCATGGGTGTTGCCGGCATGCCCCGAACTCTCGACATCCCAGCTTCCAGCGAGACTGGTCGGCAATTCGGCCTTGCAAAGTCGTTGCGTCGGTCCGCGCGGAAATTCATCCACGAAGTCCAGGTATCGTGGCACTTGATAATAGGCGAGCCGCGCCTCGCACCATTTGACGAGATCGAGCGGCTCCACCTTCACACCTGATGCAGGTTTGACGAAGGCGCGTATGTCCTGTTCACCCATTTCGGAAGGGACACCGACGACAACGGACTCCTCCACATCAGGATGCGAGTTGATCACCTGCTCGACTTCCCAGGCGGAAACGTTTGCCCCGCGCCTTCGCAAGCTGTCCTTCTTGCGGCCGGCGTAATAGAAAAAGCCGTCCTCGTCGCGATAACCCAAGTCTCCGGTTTGGACGCATCCATCGCGTAGTACTTCAGCCGTCTTCTTCGGGTCGCGGAAATATCCGCACATGACGATCCCCGGCACCTTCGGTCGGACCACGATCTCGCCGGTCTCGCCGTTCGGCAGCATCTTGCCATCTTCGTCGGCGATCCAGGAATCGAACTCTTCGACCGGCCTTCCGATCGAGCCAACGCGCCCTTCGAGATTGAGGTGCGTAAAATTCTGCGCCTCTGAAATTCCGTACCCTTCGCGAATCTTCACGCCGAACCGTTCTTCAAAGGCGCGCCAGCTGGCTTTGGGTGCCGCTGCGCCCCAGGCGATGCGGATTGGATTGTCGCGGTCATCCGGACGGGCGGGCTGTTTCAGGAGGATGTTCATCGCTCCGCCGAGATAATGCAGGATCGTTGCCCCCGATGCGCGGATCTGATTCCAGCATTGCGATCCGCTGAACCGCTCGACCATTGCTATCGACACGCCGCGTTGCAACGCGATGACGACGGTCATCCAGCCGGCAACGTGATAGAACGGCTCCCACAGAAACAGGACATCGCCGTCCCGGACATCAGCGAGCATAGCGGCGTTCTTTGCACCGGTTTGAAAGAAGCGCTCGGACATGACGACGCCCTTGGGCTGGCCGGTCGTTCCGGACGTGTAGGCGATCGTATGTACGCGACTGAGCGTTGCGGGAAACGGTTCGCATCTCGCAAGATGATTTTCGAGACAGAGCGGGCCGAACGGTCGTTCAAGATCGAGGTCGGCGGCATTGCGGACCAATATCCGCATACCGACAAATCGGATCTCATCCTGAGCCGCTCTTGCCTCCGGCACAAAATCGGGATCGATGATGAAGAATTGTGGCTCGGCGCCGTTCAGCTGGAGCGCAATGCCCATGCTCTTCAAATGCGTGCTTACCTCGACACTGACGGCACCGATCCAGGCCACGGCAAGGTAGACGACGACGTGATCGGGGTGATTCCGCATCATCAGCGCGATCCGGTCGCCCGATTTGGCGCCCATCTCACGAAGCATCGATGACATGGACGACACCCGCTGTTTCAACTCCGCGAAGCTGATGACGGCGTCTTCAAAGCGCAGAAAGTCATTGTCCGGTCGTTCCCGGCATTGCTTGGTGATCAGCTCGTGAAGCGTCAGCATTGGAGTTCCGTGTTCGCCAGGAATCCTTCGAGAATTCGCGCACTCATCCGCCGAGAGGCCAATACCAAATTCGGCGGCATCGATACCGAGTCGGAATTGGTGAAGCAATAACCAGGCCATTTCGGTCATCCATGGCGAAATCGACGTATCGGCGGAACCGCAGATTCCGGAGCGCTCAAGAAAACTCTGGCGCGTCGGAACACGAGGCGCTTGCAGATGGGGTACATCCGGAGGTAGCAATTTGCACACATAGAACCGTCATGTCTTGGTCGCAATGCATCGGGCCATTCAAAACTTTGTCGATCGGCTGACCGAAAGCAGCGACCAGGCGGCTCTGAAGCAGAGCATGGCGGACGTGGCAGACTCGATGAACTTGTGTTCGTTCGCGTATCTTGGTCTGCCACGCAAGCCGGACGTTGCGCCCCAGCTGATTTCCACCTATCCGACCCCATGGACCGCACGCTATATGCGTCGCCGGTATGAAGCCTTTGATCCGATAGCTCGTCAGGCTGTGCGCAACACTCGACCATTTCGATGGGGTCTCGGGTTCGGACCAAGACTGCGTTCAGACGCCGAGCGTGTACTTTTCGAGGAAGCAGCAGACTTCGGCATTCGATGCGGATTCACGATTCCGATCCACGACCACCGAGGCGAAATCGCAATCGTGACGTTTGCGACCGATCGGCGGAGAAGCGGGTTCGAGCGCTCGATCATGGAGCGCGCCGATGTCCTGGAAGTGATCGCCTGGTCCTTCCACGCGCATGCCAGATCGAAATTCCAGCCAGATCGCATGCTCGATGGCGTGTCATTGTCCCCGCGGCAGTTCGAGTGTCTCGAATGGTCTTCTCGTGGCAAATCCATTGCCGACATCGGGATCATTCTCGGGATCTCGCGGCGAACCGCCGCATTCCATCTGGATAACGTCAGGGCGAAGCTCGGCGTTCGCACGATCTGTCAAGCTGTCGCGCGGCTGGTCGAGGCAAACGCGCGAAGATAATTCGGCCGATATCGGTCGGCACCTGTGCATCTGCACAGGATGCGTTCGCATCGGTATCTCTGCTTTGACCGCCGTCACCAAAGCAGGGAGGACAGAATTGATGCTGCTCATCAAGCCCGAATATTACGGCTGTTTCGTCAATGATCTCGCCGAGATGCACCGATTGCGGTACCGTGTATTCAAGCAGCGGCTCGACTGGGATGTCCAGGTCAGCGGCAACATGGAGATTGACGAGTTCGACGTTCTTCGACCGGTACACTTGCTGCATCGATCGACCGACGGCCGGCTCCAGGGTTGCGTGCGACTCCTGCCGTCGATCGGCCCCACCATGCTGAGAGACACCTTTCCAGTTCTTCTGGACGGGCAGCCGGCGCCGCGTAGCGAAAGCGTGTGGGAGAGCAGCCGCTTTGCGCTCGACCTTCCGCCGGAGGCACCAAAAGCCACCAGCGGAATCGCTTCCGCCACCTACGAGCTGTTCGCTGCCATGATCGAGTTCGGCCTTTCCATGCGCCTGACCGAAATCGTCACTGTGACCGACGCCCGCATGGAGCGCATTCTGCGCCGCGCCGGATGGCCGCTCCGCAGAATCGGAAAAGCCCGTCCTCTCGGAAACACCACGGCTGTTGCCGGGTGCCTGGAGGTCTCACCCGATGTTCTGGACCGCATCCGCCAAGCAGGACACATCTCAGGACCAGTGCTCTGGACCCCAGTCATCCAAGCGGCTGCCTGATCTGGCGCTGTCAGCAAGCGCGATCGCAGCATCGCTGCACATGGAAGTGAAGCCACTTTCGCTCAAGACTTACGATGCACAAATCACGTCGAACAAGACCTTCACTTCAAGCCAGCAGAGCCATCGAACTGAAACACCTGCGATCGGCCGTTGCCGCGGCCGATTGCGGGAGCTTCCGCGGAGCCGCCGAATTGCTGAGGGCACAACAATCGAGCCTCAGCCGAAGAATTGGCGAGATCGAACACCATCTGGGCATTGCTATTTTCGAGCGCCATAGCGGAGGTGTGCGCCCGACGCGGGCCGGCCGCAACGTTCTTCGGCTGGCAAGGACCATTCTGGAAGAATTCGACGCACTCATCGCCACCGCGGGGTTGGTTCAGAACAGCGAAACCGGCCGTCTGGCCGCGGGCTTCTGCACGTCGCTTTCGGCAGGCAATCTGCAAGCCTCGCTTCTCAACTTCAAAGAGCGATTCCCGCAGATCGAACTTGTGACGGTCGAACGATCACGGACGCGTTTGGCCGCGGCGCTTCGAAACGGTGTGCTCGATGTCCTGATCGTGACGGGGAGTCTGCCATTACTGGACAGTAAAGAAATGGCGCTTTGGAGCGAGCGTGTTCTGCTAGCATTGCGCCATGATCATCCGCTCGCCGCGCGCGACACTGTGTACTGGGCTGACCTGCGCGGCGAGACGTTGCTACTCAGCCATTATGACCCGGGAATGGAGCTCGAAGACCTTCTGATTTCCAAGCTCGAGGCGCCGGAGGATCGCCCCAGGATCGAGCGCCACGACGTCAGTCGCGGCATCATCAAAAGCCTGATCAGCATGCGCACAGGAGTAGGTCTGGCACTCGAGTCCGATATGGGGGCAAATTTTGCGGGTCTTGTCTACCGAGAGCTGCGCGACGGCACGGGTCCGAGTCATTTCGACTTTTCGGCCTATTGGCGCGCCGACAACAAAAATCCAGCCCTGCAGGAATTCTTGAAGCTGCTCTCCGAGCGCTATTCCTCGCCACCCGTCGGACGTTGACGTGCCCGTCGAGCTTTCCGGAAGCTCCGGTCGGCTGCCATGAACCGCGCCAACATCGGTGCGATAAGCTTGGCAGGATCCCCGATCGGCTGCCCTGTCTCCTTAGCGAGAATATCGGCGTAGGCCACGAGATCCCGATGGATGCTCGCCGGCAGTTCGTGGGTGACCTTGACCGGCTTATCGTCTTCGATGGCTCCGAGTTTCAACTTGGGCATGGTCCTCATCCTCTATATGGCTCGAGCACCAAGTCGCGATTGACGATCACGCGCACTGAGAATCCCGGACGGATCGTCAAGGTCGGCTGGATGTTGAGATTGCGGCGGACCACATGCTGGCCGGTCTGATTGATCGAATCTCCTGCCCCCCGGCGTAGCGCGGCAACAAGGTCGCTGTTGGTGCTACCCGTATCCGCCCCGGAATTCACCTCGGTGCCGACCGCGAGCAGTGTCGAAAGCGCGGCCGCCCCCAACAACTCCTTCCAGTGATTGTCGACCTCATCCTCGAGACCGGAGTAGCCGGCCGAATCTGCTCCAGGCTGCCGCTCCAGCACGATCGATCGTCCATTCGGCATGATGAGGCGCGTCCAGACCAGGAGCACGCGTGATTGGCCGAATGCGACCTGACTGTCATACGTCCCTATCAGCCTGGCTCCCTGGGGAATAAGCCGAGCTCGCCCGGTCGGAGAATCGTACACCGCCTCTGTGACTTGCGCCGTGATCTGTCCCGGCAGGTCTGAGCGAATGCCCGTGATGAGAGCGGCCGGAATGACCGTCCCCGCCTGGACCACGAAGGGCGACGCCGGTCTGGCCAGGCGATCCGGACTGGTCGTCCGGCGATCGACATTTGCGCTGACGAACGCGAGCTTGCGGTCCTGGCCATTCTGGGCGAATGCTTCGTCCGATGATGGCGCTGGACCGGAAGGGGCTTCATTGGCCGAAGTGACTGCGGCCGAGGAACGAACATTGATGCTCGCAAACACCTTGCTTGTACGCGCCGCCTCGCTCTCCTGGTTGACGCGCTGCTGTTCGGCATCGAGGCCGAGCGGACTGGATGTCGAAGAGCCCTGTGCTGCGACGATCGGCCGGCCCAGATCGCCCGGCAAAGGCGGTCCCAGACGCGGCACGTCCTTGGGGATCTCGGTGTAGTCCCTTGGCAGGGTTGCAAGCTGATCGGCGACGTTGTGGTGATCGGTCGCGTAGAGCTCCTCGGGTGCCGACGCACGCGGTCGCTTCGATTGCAGAGCCCAGAACACCGCGCCAGAGATCAGAACGAGCACGAGAGCGCTGCCACCGGCAAGGACTTTGCGTGAGAGACGAACAACTTGCGGCCGGTCTGGCCGGAGCCGCAGGGCTTCAGCGGACTCTTCCATTGGCTTAATCGGCGGCGCACGGTCGCCCGCTTCATTCGCCTGGCCAGTCACGGTCAAAGGGACCTCCCGTCGGTTCGTACGATCCTGACCTTCTGCTGGTGCTCCTCGCCGAGCCGAAGTTCCGCGGCCGCGAAGAGACGGTCGACGATCAGGACATTGCCGTAAGCGCGGTAGTTGACGAGCTCGGTCTTGCCGTCCGTCCCGACCAAGAAGAGCGGCGGCATCTCGCCCTGTCCGATGCCGGGAGAGAATTCGATATAGACCTTGCGGCGATCGTCATAGGCATTGACGGGACGCCAGGGCGGGCTGTCGCCTTCAATGACATAGCGGTAGCGGCGCGCGGCCATATCCGGAATGAAGGGCGTCGCCGGGAGTGCTTGACCGCGGCTCCCTCGTTGTTCCGGATAGAACCACGAGACCTGCGGCATATAGGGCTTTTCGCGCGAGCGGAGCTCGATGAGGTAAGTACGTCGATCGGTGTTGACGACGAGATTAGTTTCGATCGAGGGGCGCGTTGGTTTGACCATGATGTGAACACGACGCGATTCGCCGCTGCCGCTCTCGGTGTCGCCGACGACCCAGCGGACGGTATCGCCTGCGGCGACCGGACCTGAGCCGATCAGCTGCTCGCCCGGTTCCAAGGCAATGTCCGTGATCTGCCCCGGGGCCGCATAGATCTGATAGAGCGCGCCCGGGCTATAGGAAAACACCTGGACTGCATTGTAATAGCCGGCTTTGCGAGGCTGCACCCGGGCAGCATCGTTTGCGGCTTCAATCCGCTCGATGGGCGCCTTGGCCTCGGCGGTCTTGCCGCCGCGCGCAGGCTTCCAGCTAGGTGGCACACGCAGTGCTCGCGAACGATCGTCAGGCAACGCCGGCAGCTCCGGCGGCGGCGGAAGCTCGCTGTCATAGCTGATTTGCGGCGGCTTGAACGTCGTGCAACCGCCGAGCGTGGACACACAGACCAGGACAGCCAGCGGCAAGCGCGGCCGCGCTCGTCGCGACGCAATAACGAGAGGTGACTGCATTGTCAGCCCAGCTCCTTCGACCAGTTGATGGCGTTGACGTAAATGCCCAGCGGGTTCTTGCGCAGGCGATCCAGATCGCGGGGCATCTCCACGATGATCGTGATGATCGCACTCCACCGCTCGGTTGCAGCAAGCTGGCCATTGTCGTAACGGCGCTCGATCCAGGCGAGGCGAAAGCTCTCCGGAGATGCCCGGATGACGCTCGAGACCTCGATTGCCACTTGCGTCTTGCCAACCTTGGCAAAGGGGTCGTTGTTGCGGGCATAGTCATTGAGCGCGGCGGCGCCGCGATCGGTCGTGAAGTCGTAGGCGCGCAGCCAGTTTTCGCGAAGGACGATGGCGTCCATCGGCAGACCGCGGACATGCTCGATGAAACGCGCGAGGTGAAACGCAACTTGCGGGTCCGTCGGTTGATAGCTGGCATTTGCCGGAGCAACGGCTTTCGCCTCGCCCAGTTGATCGACCTCGACCACCCACGGCGTGATCGTCCCGTGCGCGGATTGCCAGACCAGTGCTGCAGCAAAACCTGCAGAGAGAAAGAGACAGCCAAAGGCCATCAGGCGCCAGTTCTTGGCCTGGACCCGCGCAGACCCGATGCGATCATCCCAGACCTGGGCGGCGCGTTGATAGGGAGTGACTGCTACCGGCGTGCGGCCATAGTGAACGGCCGATCGTTTGAACATTGTTTGACCTCAAGAGATGCTCGGGAATGGAATTGGCCGATGGGAAGCGTCAGCGGTCCGGTTGGGATAGGTCGACAGATCCGCCTCCCCCGCCGTGATCGCCCGATCGGATCGCGTGCGTTGCTGCCGATGCTCCGTGACTGATCGTCTGGGCTCGCTTCATCCGACGAACCCAGGCGGGCGTGCTGTCGGAAGCAGCCGCGGAAGAGCCGCCTCCTCCCTTCCCGGCATTGCTTGACGAGCCGCCAAGACCGGCGGCGACCGAGCGCAAAGGACTTGCCGTACCCGACGCGCTCGCCTCCGAGCCGGACAAGCTCCCCGCCCGCAACACGCTCATCGCACCACTTGCAATCGTGCCACCTCCACGTGCCGCGCCCGCAATCGCGGCGTTGGCAACACCGACCGCACCGGCGGCAAGACCGGCGCCGGCCGCGATCGCGCCGCCGGCGGCCAGTCCCGTGCCAACGGCGCTTCCCGCACCAAGCTGCGGACCTCCGGAGACGATGCCGTTGGCGATCCCGGGACCGAAGATGCCGAGCCCCAGAAGTGCGAGAGCGCCTAGGACGAGCGCCATCGCGTTCTCGATGGTCGGCTGGTTGCCGCCGAAACCAGCGGTGAACTGCGAGAACAGCGTCGATCCGATGCCGACGATGACGGCGAGAACCAGGACCTTGATGCCGGAGGAGATCACGTTGCCGAGCACCCGCTCGGCCGCAAAAGCGGTCTTGCCGAACAGGCCAAAAGGGATCAGGACGAAACCGGCAAGCGTCGTGAGCTTGAATTCGATCAGTGTGACGAAGAGCTGGATGGCGAGCATAAAGAACGCCAGCAGCACGATGATCCAGGCGAACAGGAGCACCGTGATCTGGACGAAGTTTTCGAAGAAGCTGACATAGCCCATCAGCCCCGAGATCGAGTCCAGGATCGGACGTCCCGCATCGAGACCCACTTGCGCGATCCGCCCTGGCCGCAAGAAATCCGCCGATGAAAGGCTAGTAGCCGAGGCTTTCAGGCCAAGACCTGCGAAACTCTCGAAGACGATGCGGGCAAGGCTATTCCAATTGCCAATCAGGTAGGCAAAAACACCGACAAACAACGTCTTCTTGACGAGACGAGCAACAATGTCCTCATCCGGGCCGAAGGACCAGAACAGGCCCGCGAGCGTGAGATCGATTGCGGTCAATGTGGTGGCGAGATAGCCGACCTCGCCTCCGACCAGCCCAAACCCGGAATCGATGAAGCGGGTGAAGGTTTCCAGAAACTGATCGATGACGCCCGTGCCGCCCATGGCTTACTCGTTTTGGCTTGGCATGGAGGGAGAGCCGGACGGGAGGCGGCTTTCGTCCTTGCGCAGGACAGCAGAGGAGGACGGCGCCGTGCCAGCCATGCTCTTCGAACCGTCAAGGAGCTTGCTTTCCCCCAAGAAGCGGCTGCGCTGCTCGGCCCAGATCCTCTGGCACTCGAGCAGAGCCTCTTTCTGCTCGTAGGTGACCGAGCGGCATTGCTCGAGCTTTGCTGCCGCAACCTGGTCCGTTGCGAGCGATTCGGAAGACTGCGGCGCGCTCTTGTCGCCGCGCAGGCGAATGGCGCAAGCTGTGACGACCAGGACAGCGAGGCCAGCCGCCAAAGTCATCGTTAGCCGTTCGTATCGGTTCTTCATCATCAGTGGAACATCTGCACGGTTGTCGGTTGATAGCCCTGCCCTTGCGTCAGAAAGCGCCGCAGCTGCTCCCTGCCCTGATCCTGCGCGACTGCGTGTTGTGCGGATTGAAGCGTTTGCGCACGCCCTTGCGCGGCGACAGCAGCGGTGAGATCGGCAAGCTGCTGGGCTTGCAGTGCAAGAAGCTGGTTGCCTGCCTGGCTGGCTTGCAGCGCCCCCGATGCTCCCTGGCTGGCCGTGACCAGGGCCGACATCTGGGTCCGGTTGGTGTCGAGGTTGCCGACGACGGTTGCCTGCACCCGCATGGCGTCCTGCAAGCTCGCAACCGAGTTCTGCCAGCGTGTTTGCGCGTTGGCGATGAGCAGGTCATCCGACATGCCCATCGCGGCCGGGGCATAGGTCGTGGTGAACGCGCGGTCGATCTGCTGGACATCGTAGGCAATACGTTGCGCCTGGGAGAGCAGCTGCTGGGTGCGCTGGATCGATTGCGCGATCTGCTGCAACGACGAATACGGCAGGTTCGCCAGGTTCTTCGCCTGATTGACCAGCATTTGCGCCTCGTTCTGCAGCGAGGTGATCTGATTGTTGATCTGCTGCAGCT
This region includes:
- a CDS encoding TrbI/VirB10 family protein; this encodes MEESAEALRLRPDRPQVVRLSRKVLAGGSALVLVLISGAVFWALQSKRPRASAPEELYATDHHNVADQLATLPRDYTEIPKDVPRLGPPLPGDLGRPIVAAQGSSTSSPLGLDAEQQRVNQESEAARTSKVFASINVRSSAAVTSANEAPSGPAPSSDEAFAQNGQDRKLAFVSANVDRRTTSPDRLARPASPFVVQAGTVIPAALITGIRSDLPGQITAQVTEAVYDSPTGRARLIPQGARLIGTYDSQVAFGQSRVLLVWTRLIMPNGRSIVLERQPGADSAGYSGLEDEVDNHWKELLGAAALSTLLAVGTEVNSGADTGSTNSDLVAALRRGAGDSINQTGQHVVRRNLNIQPTLTIRPGFSVRVIVNRDLVLEPYRG
- the trbG gene encoding P-type conjugative transfer protein TrbG: MQSPLVIASRRARPRLPLAVLVCVSTLGGCTTFKPPQISYDSELPPPPELPALPDDRSRALRVPPSWKPARGGKTAEAKAPIERIEAANDAARVQPRKAGYYNAVQVFSYSPGALYQIYAAPGQITDIALEPGEQLIGSGPVAAGDTVRWVVGDTESGSGESRRVHIMVKPTRPSIETNLVVNTDRRTYLIELRSREKPYMPQVSWFYPEQRGSRGQALPATPFIPDMAARRYRYVIEGDSPPWRPVNAYDDRRKVYIEFSPGIGQGEMPPLFLVGTDGKTELVNYRAYGNVLIVDRLFAAAELRLGEEHQQKVRIVRTDGRSL
- the trbF gene encoding conjugal transfer protein TrbF, which gives rise to MFKRSAVHYGRTPVAVTPYQRAAQVWDDRIGSARVQAKNWRLMAFGCLFLSAGFAAALVWQSAHGTITPWVVEVDQLGEAKAVAPANASYQPTDPQVAFHLARFIEHVRGLPMDAIVLRENWLRAYDFTTDRGAAALNDYARNNDPFAKVGKTQVAIEVSSVIRASPESFRLAWIERRYDNGQLAATERWSAIITIIVEMPRDLDRLRKNPLGIYVNAINWSKELG
- the trbL gene encoding P-type conjugative transfer protein TrbL, with the translated sequence MGGTGVIDQFLETFTRFIDSGFGLVGGEVGYLATTLTAIDLTLAGLFWSFGPDEDIVARLVKKTLFVGVFAYLIGNWNSLARIVFESFAGLGLKASATSLSSADFLRPGRIAQVGLDAGRPILDSISGLMGYVSFFENFVQITVLLFAWIIVLLAFFMLAIQLFVTLIEFKLTTLAGFVLIPFGLFGKTAFAAERVLGNVISSGIKVLVLAVIVGIGSTLFSQFTAGFGGNQPTIENAMALVLGALALLGLGIFGPGIANGIVSGGPQLGAGSAVGTGLAAGGAIAAGAGLAAGAVGVANAAIAGAARGGGTIASGAMSVLRAGSLSGSEASASGTASPLRSVAAGLGGSSSNAGKGGGGSSAAASDSTPAWVRRMKRAQTISHGASAATHAIRSGDHGGGGGSVDLSQPDR
- the trbK-alt gene encoding putative entry exclusion protein TrbK-alt; this encodes MTLAAGLAVLVVTACAIRLRGDKSAPQSSESLATDQVAAAKLEQCRSVTYEQKEALLECQRIWAEQRSRFLGESKLLDGSKSMAGTAPSSSAVLRKDESRLPSGSPSMPSQNE
- the trbJ gene encoding P-type conjugative transfer protein TrbJ, with amino-acid sequence MSRVRPHLIASIVAISLVQAPRGAKAQWIVFDPNNYVQNMLTAARELQQINNQITSLQNEAQMLVNQAKNLANLPYSSLQQIAQSIQRTQQLLSQAQRIAYDVQQIDRAFTTTYAPAAMGMSDDLLIANAQTRWQNSVASLQDAMRVQATVVGNLDTNRTQMSALVTASQGASGALQASQAGNQLLALQAQQLADLTAAVAAQGRAQTLQSAQHAVAQDQGREQLRRFLTQGQGYQPTTVQMFH